The following coding sequences are from one Maniola hyperantus chromosome 7, iAphHyp1.2, whole genome shotgun sequence window:
- the LOC138402524 gene encoding tektin-3-like, giving the protein MATYKDGDYLSFGDRNFGLTTMQNWDRHNRDVLKGDIIGITDDNTSITKNCIIKVNQTACIDFSDSTDQLKHRTRHINYWKSELHRAIQDIDAEINILEALRQQLKNAMDTLNIPEYITEECLHQRGNRMQSDMVYDEPQDELFKESVLIENVKRLHREMLRDIENQMQMNVAAKHGLERDWSNKYLAFKYESHNSDLETKSDNVKDSAGATRLAEGQSNVQSWEEYTVTTLEQFKTAIDRSKALREKVDAVLINSTRDLRSQDIKVNKALSQRIARTEQVKTELENQLRLTLDKIVETENILETLHEEMLKVSQRIQVAQTRLNVKNCRPNVESCREGSLIGLIEEVKDLNDSMSLLQKRSLETEKLRADLIHERSRLENEIIVKKKTIYIDNERCLFLRSHFQSAEKLCGF; this is encoded by the coding sequence atggcTACTTATAAAGATGGTGATTACCTCTCATTCGGTGACAGAAATTTTGGATTAACGACTATGCAAAACTGGGACAGGCATAATAGGGATGTTTTAAAAGGAGACATAATAGGTATAACCGATGACAACACATCAATCACCAAGAACTGCATCATTAAAGTGAACCAAACTGCCTGTATTGATTTCAGTGATAGCACTGATCAGTTGAAACATAGAACACGACACATAAACTATTGGAAATCAGAGCTGCATCGAGCTATTCAAGATATTGATGCTGAAATCAATATATTAGAGGCACTTCGCCAACAGCTGAAGAATGCTATGGACACGCTTAATATACCGGAATACATAACAGAAGAATGCCTCCATCAGAGAGGTAACAGAATGCAATCTGACATGGTATACGACGAACCCCAAGACGAGCTCTTCAAAGAATCTGTACTCATTGAAAATGTAAAGCGATTACATCGAGAAATGTTAAGAGACATAGAGAATCAAATGCAAATGAATGTGGCCGCAAAACATGGATTGGAACGAGACTGGAGCAACAAATATTTGGCGTTTAAATACGAAAGCCACAATTCCGACTTGGAAACTAAATCCGATAACGTTAAAGATTCAGCCGGAGCCACCAGACTCGCTGAAGGACAATCCAACGTTCAGTCGTGGGAAGAATATACGGTTACAACATTAGAACAATTTAAAACCGCTATAGACCGGTCTAAAGCGTTGAGGGAAAAAGTTGACGCAGTGTTGATAAATTCCACAAGAGATTTGCGTTCTCAAGACATAAAGGTGAATAAGGCGTTAAGCCAGAGAATAGCTCGAACTGAGCAAGTGAAAACTGAATTGGAGAATCAATTGCGGTTAACCTTGGACAAGATTGTTGaaactgaaaatattttggAAACGTTACACGAAGAAATGTTAAAGGTTTCGCAAAGGATTCAAGTAGCTCAAACGAGGTTAAACGTTAAAAACTGCAGACCGAACGTTGAGAGTTGTAGAGAAGGATCTTTGATAGGCTTGATCGAGGAAGTTAAAGACTTAAATGACAGTATGAGTTTGTTACAGAAGAGATCTTTAGAAACGGAGAAACTGAGAGCTGACTTGATACACGAGCGATCGAGACTAGAAAATGAAATTATAgtcaaaaagaaaacaatttacATTGATAATGAAAGATGTTTGTTTCTGAGATCGCATTTTCAATCCGCTGAAAAATTGTGTGGATTTTAG